One Saccharopolyspora erythraea NRRL 2338 genomic region harbors:
- a CDS encoding M20/M25/M40 family metallo-hydrolase, whose translation MLRRLGIALALAAMTSAVLVPGDAGAARDREWLAERMATGGSDGAVAHLAAFDRIAAENGGNRGVGSTGFERSLDYVADRLTGAGYEVTYQDVPYRGFHIDAERATAPDGTGVRVLMSQYGPSTAEGGLTAPLFALPAGQEDSAPGCEAADYPAQARGTIALVRTGGCTTPGKAKAAGEAGVAALLLYEVSPAPWTVLRLRAPDSLIPVGHLTQLDAEALAAQAGAPLTVELRGRDEYATTVNLFAETAGGQPDDVVMAGAHLDSSSDGPGVNDNGSSVAAVLEAALRLAPYQDVVPNKVRFAFWGAEELVNIGSHHYVESLTPAQVEAITLYLNYEMLASSNYVNFVMDGDDSDHPDTGGPAAPPGSGQIEAVMTQGYRIQREPLKTADFASMRSDSEAFIAAGIPSGGAHGGIRGLKTPEEAAVFGGTAGQFYDPCYHQSCDDLAHANLAAMRASARAVAWAVGRFAVYDEDVRAASSR comes from the coding sequence GTGCTGCGACGCCTCGGGATAGCGCTGGCCCTGGCCGCCATGACGAGCGCCGTGCTGGTGCCCGGCGACGCGGGCGCCGCCCGCGACCGCGAGTGGCTGGCGGAGCGGATGGCGACCGGTGGCAGTGACGGCGCGGTGGCGCACCTGGCGGCGTTCGACCGGATCGCCGCCGAGAACGGCGGGAACCGGGGCGTCGGCTCGACCGGTTTCGAGCGGTCGCTGGACTACGTCGCCGACCGGCTCACCGGCGCCGGGTACGAGGTCACCTACCAGGACGTCCCGTACCGCGGTTTCCACATCGACGCCGAGCGGGCCACCGCGCCGGACGGCACCGGTGTGCGGGTCCTGATGTCGCAGTACGGGCCCTCGACCGCCGAAGGCGGTCTCACCGCGCCGCTCTTCGCGTTGCCCGCGGGGCAGGAGGATTCGGCGCCCGGCTGCGAGGCGGCGGACTACCCGGCGCAGGCGCGGGGCACGATCGCCCTGGTCCGCACCGGGGGCTGCACCACGCCGGGCAAGGCCAAGGCCGCGGGGGAGGCGGGCGTCGCCGCACTGCTGCTCTACGAGGTCTCGCCCGCGCCGTGGACGGTCCTGCGCCTGCGGGCTCCCGACTCGCTGATCCCCGTCGGCCACCTCACCCAGCTCGACGCCGAGGCCCTGGCCGCGCAGGCCGGGGCGCCGTTGACGGTCGAGCTGCGCGGCCGCGACGAGTACGCGACGACGGTGAACCTGTTCGCCGAGACGGCGGGCGGGCAGCCCGACGACGTCGTGATGGCGGGCGCGCACCTGGACAGCTCCTCCGACGGACCGGGCGTCAACGACAACGGCTCCAGCGTCGCCGCGGTGCTGGAAGCCGCGCTGCGGCTCGCGCCGTACCAGGACGTCGTGCCGAACAAGGTGCGGTTCGCCTTCTGGGGCGCCGAGGAGCTGGTCAACATCGGCTCGCACCACTACGTCGAGTCGCTGACGCCGGCGCAGGTCGAGGCGATCACGCTCTACCTCAACTACGAGATGCTCGCCTCGTCGAACTACGTGAACTTCGTGATGGACGGCGACGACAGCGACCACCCCGACACCGGCGGCCCGGCCGCGCCGCCCGGCTCCGGTCAGATCGAGGCCGTGATGACGCAGGGATACCGCATCCAGCGCGAGCCGTTGAAGACCGCGGACTTCGCTTCCATGCGCTCCGACAGCGAGGCGTTCATCGCGGCCGGGATCCCCTCCGGCGGCGCGCACGGCGGCATCCGGGGCCTCAAGACACCGGAGGAGGCGGCCGTTTTCGGCGGCACGGCGGGGCAGTTCTACGACCCGTGCTACCACCAGAGCTGCGACGACCTGGCGCACGCCAACCTCGCGGCGATGCGGGCCAGCGCCAGGGCCGTCGCGTGGGCGGTGGGCCGCTTCGCCGTCTACGACGAGGACGTGCGCGCGGCCTCCAGTCGCTGA
- the recG gene encoding ATP-dependent DNA helicase RecG: MATGDSTRAEMSLERVLGAKTAKALESALDLSTVGDLLRHYPRRYAERGELTAIAGLEIDEHATVLAQVERVSKRSMKSRRGTIVEARITDGHRSLICTFFNQAWRERELLPGRRGMFAGKVTAYRNQLQLAHPEYQLFTGEDEDVSEAAEEFAGALIPVYPSAQGLPSWSIARCVRQVLDTWDGEDDPLPGELRTRLGLTGLEAALRKIHRPRDFGEVTAAQERLKWDEALAVQLALARLRGEAHAHPAPACPRRDDGILAAFDKRLPFELTGGQREIGEDIAADLAVEHPMNRLVQGEVGSGKTVVALRAMLQVVDSGRQAAMLAPTEVLAAQHARSLAELLGELGMAGELGGAEQATRVTLLTGTMPAAQRRKALLEAASGEAGIVVGTHAIIQDRVSFADLGLVVVDEQHRFGVEQRDALRARGGDEVSPHVLVMTATPIPRTVAMTVYGDLETSALRELPIGRSPISTNVVPVAEKPSWLDRVWQRIHEEVAAGHQVYVVCPRIGDDEETEGKKRKSSRSSAVDDSDGADEPPPEDSGGQRRPPVAVLDVAEQLAAGPLASLRLGVLHGRLPADDKDAVMRGFAAGDIDVLVATTVVEVGVNVPNATVMVIMDADRFGVSQLHQLRGRVGRGSAPGLCLLVSEAMGGTTTRERLEAVASTTDGFELARLDLELRREGDILGAAQSGRKSGLKMLSLLRDEDVIAQARQEAESFVAEDPELRAHPGLARMVAEVVDDERAEYLEKS, translated from the coding sequence ACCGCCAAGGCGCTGGAGTCCGCCCTCGATCTGTCCACGGTGGGCGACCTGCTGCGCCACTACCCCCGCCGCTACGCCGAACGCGGCGAGCTGACCGCCATCGCCGGGCTGGAGATCGACGAGCACGCCACCGTGCTCGCCCAGGTCGAGCGGGTTTCCAAGCGCAGCATGAAGTCGCGGCGCGGCACCATCGTGGAGGCCCGCATCACCGACGGGCACCGGTCGCTGATCTGCACCTTCTTCAACCAGGCGTGGCGCGAGCGGGAGCTGCTGCCCGGCAGGCGCGGCATGTTCGCGGGCAAGGTGACCGCCTACCGCAACCAGCTCCAGCTCGCCCACCCCGAGTACCAGCTGTTCACCGGGGAGGACGAGGACGTCAGCGAGGCGGCCGAGGAGTTCGCGGGAGCGCTGATCCCCGTCTACCCCTCGGCGCAGGGACTGCCGTCGTGGTCGATCGCGCGCTGCGTGCGCCAGGTGCTCGACACCTGGGACGGCGAGGACGACCCGCTGCCCGGCGAACTGCGCACGCGGCTGGGACTCACCGGTCTGGAGGCCGCGCTGCGCAAGATCCACCGGCCGCGCGACTTCGGTGAGGTCACCGCCGCGCAGGAACGGCTGAAGTGGGACGAGGCGCTGGCGGTGCAGCTCGCGCTGGCCCGGCTGCGGGGCGAGGCGCACGCCCATCCGGCGCCGGCCTGCCCGCGGCGCGACGACGGCATCCTCGCCGCGTTCGACAAGCGGTTGCCGTTCGAGCTGACCGGCGGCCAGCGCGAGATCGGCGAGGACATCGCGGCCGACCTCGCCGTCGAGCACCCGATGAACCGGCTGGTGCAGGGCGAGGTCGGTTCGGGCAAGACCGTGGTCGCGCTGCGCGCGATGCTCCAGGTCGTCGACTCGGGCAGGCAGGCCGCGATGCTCGCTCCGACCGAGGTGCTGGCCGCCCAGCACGCCCGCTCGCTGGCCGAACTGCTCGGTGAGCTGGGCATGGCGGGCGAGCTCGGCGGGGCCGAGCAGGCCACCCGCGTCACGCTGCTGACCGGCACGATGCCCGCCGCCCAGCGCAGGAAGGCGCTGCTGGAGGCGGCGTCCGGCGAGGCCGGGATCGTCGTCGGAACGCACGCGATCATCCAGGACCGGGTGTCCTTCGCCGACCTCGGGCTGGTCGTGGTCGACGAGCAGCACCGCTTCGGCGTCGAGCAGCGCGACGCGCTGCGGGCGCGCGGCGGCGACGAGGTGTCGCCGCACGTGCTGGTCATGACGGCCACGCCGATCCCGCGCACGGTCGCGATGACCGTCTACGGCGACCTGGAGACCTCGGCGCTGCGCGAGCTGCCCATCGGGCGCTCGCCGATCAGCACGAACGTCGTGCCGGTGGCGGAGAAGCCGAGCTGGCTGGACCGGGTGTGGCAGCGCATCCACGAGGAGGTCGCCGCCGGGCACCAGGTCTACGTCGTCTGCCCGCGCATCGGCGACGACGAGGAGACCGAGGGCAAGAAGCGGAAGTCGTCGCGATCGTCCGCGGTGGACGACAGCGACGGTGCCGACGAGCCGCCGCCGGAGGACTCCGGCGGTCAGCGGCGGCCGCCGGTGGCGGTGCTCGACGTCGCCGAGCAGCTCGCCGCCGGCCCGCTGGCGAGCCTGCGGCTCGGAGTCCTGCACGGCAGGCTGCCCGCCGACGACAAGGACGCCGTGATGCGCGGCTTCGCCGCGGGCGACATCGACGTCCTGGTCGCCACGACGGTCGTCGAGGTCGGGGTGAACGTCCCCAACGCCACCGTCATGGTGATCATGGACGCCGACCGCTTCGGCGTCAGCCAGCTCCACCAGCTGCGCGGCCGGGTCGGCCGGGGCAGCGCGCCGGGACTGTGCCTGCTGGTCAGCGAGGCGATGGGGGGCACCACCACCCGCGAGCGGCTCGAAGCCGTCGCCTCGACCACCGACGGCTTCGAACTTGCGCGGCTGGACCTGGAGCTGCGCCGCGAGGGCGACATCCTCGGTGCGGCGCAGTCGGGCCGCAAGTCCGGGCTGAAGATGCTGTCGCTGCTGCGCGACGAGGACGTGATCGCCCAGGCGCGGCAGGAGGCCGAGTCCTTCGTCGCCGAGGACCCGGAGCTGCGCGCGCACCCGGGGCTGGCCCGGATGGTCGCCGAGGTCGTCGACGACGAACGCGCGGAGTACCTGGAGAAGAGCTGA
- a CDS encoding DUF6973 domain-containing protein: MTAGEAALLSDLGAAGIKDAYDIFERAKDSGFEAFEGQGSTDGHADAFRHAYWNALLTQRFGADWTESYTTAHERLPQEQANASTVEAMDLYNNEVGRTIALAHPDADPEELAKQVESAVREGKLLVHDQGGQLKYSDQVEIGQSGKANAAPDTGGRTPAEPGRHWSGGYNPGADPDSYGTTDGNY, from the coding sequence ATGACGGCGGGCGAAGCGGCTCTGCTGTCGGACCTGGGAGCCGCCGGGATCAAGGACGCTTACGACATCTTCGAACGAGCGAAGGACTCCGGATTCGAAGCGTTCGAAGGGCAAGGCAGCACTGACGGTCATGCCGACGCATTCCGGCATGCCTACTGGAACGCACTGCTGACCCAGCGGTTCGGTGCGGACTGGACCGAGAGCTACACGACGGCACACGAACGACTGCCTCAAGAGCAGGCGAACGCGTCGACCGTGGAGGCGATGGACCTTTACAACAACGAGGTCGGCAGAACCATCGCACTGGCCCATCCCGACGCGGACCCGGAGGAACTCGCGAAGCAGGTTGAAAGCGCCGTGCGTGAAGGGAAGCTGCTCGTGCATGATCAGGGCGGCCAGCTGAAGTACAGCGATCAGGTCGAGATCGGCCAGTCGGGCAAGGCCAACGCCGCTCCCGACACCGGAGGGCGGACGCCGGCAGAGCCCGGACGCCACTGGTCCGGTGGCTACAACCCCGGCGCAGACCCCGACAGCTACGGAACGACGGACGGGAACTACTGA
- a CDS encoding cytochrome P450, whose amino-acid sequence MSVPTAVGAACPGEVFDPLSPSMLADPYLVYERLRTEAPVHWHEHLRAWVLTRHEDCVGVLRRPEVFGSDPRKLAKPIPESVISLQTMDPPEHSAVRHHFLAKLRRQDLDAWSARVRRIAVELLSNAGPDPFDFVAEVAEPLALHSMCSLCGVPYPEDDERFRTASRTMVLGMDAGLEPARREPALAARGVLNEIIEDWIARAPRESLISGLDEVSGIERGYLVNSARAVFDAGYSTTGNMLGNIVKWLLGPGGVRETAPLGGLDSRAVEELGRIEGVVQAVSRHCLAAVEIGGRTLRRGDVVIVMLAAANHDPKVFPDPRRADFSRESGPHLVFGRGVHSCLGGHVAGRVALALLHALADGFERIEPAGPHRQRPTATQRGLDHLPIRLS is encoded by the coding sequence ATGTCCGTGCCGACCGCGGTGGGCGCGGCCTGCCCCGGCGAGGTGTTCGACCCGCTCTCGCCGAGCATGCTGGCCGACCCGTACCTGGTCTACGAGCGGCTTCGCACCGAGGCCCCGGTGCACTGGCACGAGCACCTGCGGGCCTGGGTGCTCACTCGGCACGAGGACTGCGTCGGAGTGCTGCGCAGGCCCGAGGTTTTCGGATCCGATCCGCGCAAGCTCGCAAAACCGATTCCGGAATCCGTCATCAGTCTGCAGACGATGGATCCACCGGAGCATTCGGCGGTACGACACCATTTCCTCGCGAAGCTGCGCAGGCAGGACCTCGACGCGTGGTCGGCGCGCGTGCGGCGAATAGCCGTCGAACTGCTGTCGAACGCCGGGCCGGATCCTTTCGACTTCGTCGCCGAAGTCGCCGAACCGCTAGCCCTGCACTCGATGTGCTCGCTTTGCGGCGTTCCTTACCCGGAGGATGACGAACGCTTTCGGACGGCCTCCAGAACAATGGTGCTCGGCATGGATGCCGGACTGGAACCGGCTCGCCGCGAACCCGCGCTGGCGGCCCGCGGAGTGTTGAACGAGATCATCGAGGACTGGATCGCCCGCGCCCCGCGCGAGAGCCTGATCTCCGGCCTGGACGAGGTCTCCGGCATCGAACGCGGCTACCTGGTGAACTCGGCGCGAGCGGTCTTCGACGCCGGGTACTCCACCACCGGGAACATGCTGGGCAACATCGTGAAGTGGCTGCTCGGCCCCGGTGGCGTGCGCGAAACCGCGCCGCTGGGCGGACTGGACTCGCGCGCGGTCGAGGAGTTGGGCCGGATCGAGGGCGTGGTGCAGGCCGTGAGCAGGCACTGCCTCGCCGCCGTGGAGATCGGCGGCCGCACGCTGCGGCGCGGAGACGTCGTGATCGTCATGCTCGCCGCGGCCAACCACGACCCGAAGGTCTTCCCCGACCCCCGCCGGGCGGACTTCAGCAGGGAATCCGGCCCGCACCTGGTGTTCGGCCGCGGTGTCCACTCGTGCCTCGGCGGACACGTCGCGGGCCGGGTCGCGCTGGCGCTGCTGCACGCCCTCGCCGACGGATTCGAGCGCATCGAGCCGGCGGGGCCGCACCGGCAACGCCCGACCGCGACGCAGCGCGGACTCGACCACCTCCCGATCCGGCTGTCCTGA
- a CDS encoding pyruvate carboxylase, producing the protein MFRKVLVANRGEIAIRAFRAGYELGAGTVAVFPHEDRNSLHRLKADESYEIGEPGHPVRAYLSVEEIIKAAKKAGADAVYPGYGFLSENPELAKACHEAGITFVGPSHEILQMTGNKATAVAAAREAGVPVLDSSAPSSDIDALMSEAENMEFPVFVKAVAGGGGRGMRRVNELGALRESLEAAMREAESAFGDPTVFLEQAVVNPRHIEVQILADAAGNVIHLYERDCSVQRRHQKVIEIAPAPNLDPQLRERICNDAVAFARKIGYVNAGTVEFLVDERGRHVFIEMNPRIQVEHTVTEEVTDADLVQSQIRIAAGETLEDLGMTQDSVRLRGAALQCRITTEDPANGFRPDTGMISAYRSPGGAGIRLDGGTAFAGTSVSAHFDSMLVKLSCRGRDFATAVARARRAVAEFRIRGLATNIPFLQAVLEDPDFAAGKVTTSFIEERPHLLTARHSADRGTRLLNYLADVTVNRPNGERPTVPDPVFKLPEADLSAEPPAGSKQKLTELGPEGFASWLRDRDAVGVTDTTFRDAHQSLLATRVRTKDLLAVAPHVARMTPELLSLECWGGATYDVALRFLAEDPWERLAKLREAVPNICLQMLLRGRNTVGYTPYPTEVTEHFVQEATDTGIDIFRIFDALNDVEQMRPAIHAVRETGKSVAEVALCYTADLSNPDEKVYTLDYYLRLAEQIVDAGAHVLAIKDMAGLLRAPAATKLVTALREEFGLPVHLHTHDTPGGQLATYLAAIQAGVDAVDGASASLAGTTSQPALSSVVAATDHTERATGLDLEAICDLEPYWESVRKIYQPFEAGLASPTGRVYKHEIPGGQLSNLRTQAVALGLGNKFEEIEAMYAAADRILGRLVKVTPSSKVVGDLALHLVGAGVDPADFEAEPRKFDIPDSVIGFLQGELGDPPAGWPEPFRTRALEGRTGERKLAELSEEDRKGLTDDRRATLNRLMFPKPAKEFTEHREAYGDTSVLRSKDFFYGLRPGEEFPVDLEPGVRLLIGLEAISEPDDRGIRTVMAMLNGQLRPIQVRDRSVASDLPVAEKADRSNPGHVPAPFAGVVTLSAAEGDSVEAGQTVATIEAMKMEAAITAPQAGTVKRLAIGSVQQVEGGDLIIELG; encoded by the coding sequence ATGTTCCGCAAGGTCCTCGTCGCCAACCGGGGCGAGATCGCGATCCGCGCATTCCGCGCCGGGTATGAGCTCGGTGCGGGGACGGTCGCGGTGTTCCCGCACGAAGACCGCAACTCGCTGCACCGGTTGAAGGCCGACGAGTCCTACGAGATCGGCGAGCCAGGTCATCCCGTGCGCGCCTACCTCTCCGTCGAGGAGATCATCAAGGCCGCCAAGAAGGCCGGTGCGGACGCCGTTTACCCGGGCTACGGGTTCCTCTCCGAGAACCCCGAACTGGCCAAGGCGTGCCACGAAGCCGGCATCACCTTCGTCGGGCCGAGCCACGAGATCCTGCAGATGACCGGCAACAAGGCCACCGCGGTGGCCGCCGCCCGCGAGGCGGGCGTGCCGGTGCTGGACTCGTCGGCTCCCTCGAGCGACATCGACGCGCTGATGTCCGAAGCCGAGAACATGGAGTTCCCGGTGTTCGTCAAGGCCGTCGCCGGCGGCGGCGGCCGGGGCATGCGCCGGGTCAACGAGCTCGGCGCGCTGCGCGAGTCGCTGGAAGCCGCGATGCGCGAGGCCGAGTCCGCCTTCGGCGACCCGACGGTGTTCCTCGAGCAGGCCGTGGTCAACCCGCGCCACATCGAGGTGCAGATCCTCGCCGACGCCGCGGGCAACGTGATCCACCTCTACGAGCGCGACTGCTCGGTGCAGCGCCGCCACCAGAAGGTCATCGAGATCGCGCCCGCGCCCAACCTGGACCCGCAGCTTCGGGAGCGGATCTGCAACGACGCGGTCGCCTTCGCCCGCAAGATCGGCTACGTCAACGCCGGGACCGTGGAGTTCCTGGTCGACGAGCGGGGCAGGCACGTGTTCATCGAGATGAACCCGCGCATCCAGGTCGAGCACACCGTCACCGAGGAGGTGACCGACGCCGACCTGGTGCAGTCCCAGATCCGCATCGCCGCCGGGGAGACGCTGGAAGACCTCGGCATGACCCAGGACTCGGTGCGGCTGCGCGGCGCGGCGCTGCAGTGCCGGATCACCACCGAGGACCCGGCCAACGGTTTCCGCCCGGACACCGGCATGATCAGCGCCTACCGCTCGCCCGGCGGCGCGGGCATCCGGCTCGACGGCGGCACCGCCTTCGCCGGTACCAGCGTCAGCGCGCACTTCGACTCGATGCTGGTGAAGCTCTCCTGCCGCGGCCGCGACTTCGCCACCGCGGTGGCACGGGCGCGGCGCGCGGTCGCCGAGTTCCGGATCCGCGGCCTGGCCACGAACATCCCGTTCCTGCAGGCGGTGCTGGAGGACCCGGACTTCGCCGCGGGCAAGGTCACCACCTCGTTCATCGAGGAGCGCCCGCACCTGCTGACCGCGCGGCACTCCGCCGACCGCGGTACCCGGCTGCTGAACTACCTCGCCGACGTCACGGTCAACCGCCCCAACGGCGAGCGGCCGACCGTGCCGGACCCGGTGTTCAAGCTGCCCGAGGCGGACCTGTCCGCCGAGCCCCCGGCGGGCTCGAAGCAGAAGCTGACCGAGCTCGGCCCGGAGGGCTTCGCCTCCTGGCTGCGCGACCGCGACGCGGTAGGCGTCACCGACACCACCTTCCGCGACGCCCACCAGTCGCTGCTGGCGACCCGGGTGCGCACCAAGGACCTGCTCGCGGTCGCCCCGCACGTGGCGCGGATGACGCCGGAGCTGCTGTCGCTGGAGTGCTGGGGCGGCGCGACCTACGACGTGGCGCTGCGGTTCCTGGCCGAGGACCCGTGGGAGCGGCTGGCCAAGCTGCGCGAGGCCGTGCCCAACATCTGCCTGCAGATGCTTCTGCGCGGGCGCAACACCGTCGGCTACACGCCTTACCCGACCGAGGTGACCGAGCACTTCGTGCAGGAGGCCACCGACACCGGCATCGACATCTTCCGGATCTTCGACGCGCTCAACGACGTCGAGCAGATGCGCCCGGCGATCCACGCGGTGCGCGAGACCGGCAAGTCGGTCGCCGAGGTCGCGCTGTGCTACACCGCCGACCTGTCGAACCCGGACGAGAAGGTCTACACGCTCGACTACTACCTGCGGCTCGCGGAGCAGATCGTCGACGCCGGCGCGCACGTGCTGGCGATCAAGGACATGGCGGGCCTGCTGCGGGCGCCCGCGGCGACCAAGCTGGTCACCGCACTGCGCGAGGAGTTCGGCCTGCCGGTGCACCTGCACACCCACGACACTCCCGGCGGGCAGCTGGCCACCTACCTGGCGGCGATCCAGGCCGGCGTGGACGCCGTGGACGGCGCGAGCGCGTCGCTGGCGGGCACCACCTCGCAGCCCGCGCTGTCGTCGGTGGTCGCGGCCACCGACCACACCGAGCGCGCCACCGGGCTCGACCTGGAGGCGATCTGCGACCTGGAGCCGTACTGGGAGTCGGTGCGCAAGATCTACCAGCCGTTCGAGGCCGGGCTGGCCTCGCCGACCGGCCGCGTCTACAAGCACGAGATCCCCGGCGGCCAGCTGTCCAACCTGCGCACCCAGGCGGTCGCGCTGGGGCTGGGCAACAAGTTCGAGGAGATCGAGGCGATGTACGCCGCCGCCGACCGGATCCTCGGCCGGCTGGTGAAGGTGACCCCGTCCTCCAAGGTCGTAGGTGACCTCGCGCTGCACCTGGTCGGCGCGGGCGTGGACCCGGCCGACTTCGAGGCCGAGCCGCGCAAGTTCGACATCCCGGACTCGGTCATCGGGTTCCTGCAGGGCGAGCTGGGCGACCCGCCCGCGGGCTGGCCGGAGCCGTTCCGGACCCGCGCGCTGGAGGGCCGCACCGGTGAGCGCAAGCTCGCCGAGCTGTCCGAAGAGGACCGCAAGGGCCTGACCGATGACCGGCGCGCCACGCTGAACCGGCTGATGTTCCCCAAGCCCGCCAAGGAGTTCACCGAGCACCGCGAGGCCTACGGTGACACCTCGGTGCTGCGCAGCAAGGACTTCTTCTACGGGCTGCGCCCCGGGGAGGAGTTCCCGGTGGACCTGGAGCCCGGGGTGCGGCTGCTCATCGGCCTGGAGGCGATCAGCGAGCCCGACGACCGCGGCATCCGCACCGTGATGGCGATGCTCAACGGCCAGCTCCGGCCGATCCAGGTGCGCGACCGCTCGGTGGCATCGGACCTGCCGGTGGCCGAGAAGGCCGACCGGTCCAACCCGGGCCACGTCCCGGCGCCGTTCGCGGGCGTGGTCACGCTGTCGGCCGCCGAGGGCGACTCGGTGGAGGCCGGCCAGACGGTCGCGACCATCGAGGCGATGAAGATGGAGGCCGCGATCACCGCGCCGCAGGCGGGCACCGTCAAGCGGCTGGCCATCGGCTCGGTCCAGCAGGTCGAGGGCGGCGACCTGATCATCGAGCTCGGCTGA